CAGACTTCTCTTTGTGTTATTGGTTTGTCCAACGAAGCAATCTGCTCTAAAGTAAGTGAGGGGAGGGCCAAATCATGAAAAACTGGGGtcaaaagctgtttttccaAATCTGGGGATGGGTTCTGAGCATTTCAGGTGTCAATCTGTGATATTTGTTTGTCGAGTTTCTCTTGTTGTTCCTTTGAAATTTTCCTTCTGTAGGCCGCGTATGATCAAATCTGTCCTCTACTTTAGCTTAAGTTGTGCCCTCTACAATACAGACACTTTCAGACAACAGCTATATTtcttaaatgaatgaatgaatgaattatgcctGAGACCGTCCTCCcctggacgtcttttgtggtggcggtcttcttaatcctccagaggatcaggccgcagcacaagccaatcagcCGCAGGCCAGCCATTGTAAACACTTCCTATATCATCCACGGACAGGGctgccaggcatgtgacccccGTCCACTGtccccgggcgtccatcacatacccagcatgcctaGTCCCGACCGGAGAGGCAGGATGTCTGCATCAGGACAGGAACCTGTTCTCCCGATGCAAGACATCTGGGTGAGTCAGCACTATGGAGGggttggaggaggagagggaggggcgctCCACCTGCCAGGAGCTTTAAAGcagaggcggagcagcaggagacgcaGCAGGACTCCCGTCCTCTCCCgttctctcctgtcctccacgtCTGAGCAGCAGGTAAGCAGAGAAGACCTCGTGCTGCTGTTGTGCTTCTGGAAGGGCTCATTTTTAGGAATCTGTGGCCtcagttttcattatttcattatcaGACAAACTGCATGAAAGCACCAAGAATGAAGTTTCTGTAAAAATCTGCAGGAGTCAGTGGCAGGAGTTGGTTGTCTGAGGTTCTCTGAGGTCTTTTATTACATGATATGAAACCAAGAACTTTGACTGCAGCTGAATGTGGATGTTCTGAAACCCGAGAGTTCAGGAAGGCTGGTCCTCaacaggacctgctgctgtggaaccgcTGGATTCAGggtttcagtctcagtgttcTCCTGTGTCTCCAGCGTCTTCACCATGCTGTTGTTTCCAGAActctgaccctgctggtccagatGTTCCCTCAGGTTTGTTCTTGTTCCAGGAAGCTGAAAGATGACCAGAGCAGCCgcgtccctggtcctggtcctggtggccctgtcctccacctttaCTAAATATGTCCCCAAATCTGGCCAGAGGATCCCTCAGTCGCTGTCTCGAGGTTTGTGGTGACGGAGTTGTAATGGGAGCATTGGGGTAGGAACCATATGATGGTGAAAACTTGGTGGGACACTTTAAGGGGACGGACACATGTAAATGTATGGGCAGAGCAGCGGTGTTATTAAAGAGCCTGTAAAGAGCATACGTGTCTCCGGGATGTCTATTACAGCACCTAGACATAACAGTACAGGAGTAGCTTCAGTTGTGTCCTGGTTTGAACCCCAGCTGCTCCTGTGTCTCACAGGTTGGGGCGACCAGCTGAACTGGGCTCGGACGTACGAGGAGGCTCTGTCCATGTCTAGGTCCAGGTGAGGAAACACCTTGGTTCTAAGGGGAACGCTTCCATGCGGGGTGGGTGTGAAACAACTGTCTGGTCTGTGTTCCAGGAACAAGCCTCTGATGGTCTTGTTCCACCTGGAGGACTGTTCTCATTGCGAGGGTGAGCCaccccagcagcccccccagcccccaccccccgccccagCACGTCCTGCTGCTCCCCCCCCTGCTCTGCTTCACCCTAACGCTCCGTCTGTCCTGCAGCGCTCAAGAAGGTCTTCGCTCGCAACGATGAGATCCAGAGAATCCTGGACGAGGACTTTGTGGTCCTCAATCTGATGGTAGGCTGCAGGGCTGGTGGGGGAGGGCTCTGACACTGCAATGAAGCATCCTgcattacgtgtgtgtgtgtgtgtgtgtgtgtgtgtgtgtgtgtgtgtgtgtgctctcctccCCCGCAGCAGGAAACCGCAGATGAAAACCTGTCCCCTGATGGAAAGTACGTCCCCAGGATCATCTTTGTGGGTAAGACCTGGTGTCTGTGGAGTCAGGGGACTGACCCAACTGGATCCGACCTGTTTAAACCAGATCAGCAGCTTGGTGCAGTCTGGAACAGGCGTCTCTCAGCAGAATGATGTGGCGTTTG
The window above is part of the Salarias fasciatus chromosome 23, fSalaFa1.1, whole genome shotgun sequence genome. Proteins encoded here:
- the LOC115381248 gene encoding anterior gradient protein 2 homolog; translated protein: MTRAAASLVLVLVALSSTFTKYVPKSGQRIPQSLSRGWGDQLNWARTYEEALSMSRSRNKPLMVLFHLEDCSHCEALKKVFARNDEIQRILDEDFVVLNLMQETADENLSPDGKYVPRIIFVDTSMRVRDDIVGPYSNRLYAYEPKDMKHLLDNMNKAKKLLKFSAMSHRTTPTSTHSLPESTAAEV